The Aerosakkonema funiforme FACHB-1375 genome segment ACCCGCTCTGACAACTTGACCGCCAAAGCGTTTGACGCCGAGACGCTGGGCATTTGAGTCGCGCCCGTTGCGCGTACTGCCTGTTCCTTTCTTATGAGCCATGATTTCCTCTGTTTGTTTCTACTACTATCTATTCTGCTGCGTTCTCAGTACTTTCTTCTGGAGCAGGGGTTTCAGTAGCTGGTGCGGCTTCGGCGGATGCGATCGCGCTACCGTTCAAGTTGATCGAGTCTATCATCAGGCGAGTAATTTCCTGGCGATGTCCCCGTTTTTTACGGGTTTTCTTTTTGGGCTTCATCTTATAGACGAGTACTTTGCGCCCGCGAAAATGCCGCACGACCGTGCCTTCTACGGTAGCGCCTTCAACTAGGGGCTGACCGATCGTTACTTCGCCGTTGTTGTGAACGAGAAAAACTTTGTTGATGCTGACTTTTGAGTCCGGTTCGACGTGCAGCAATTCGATATCGTAGAAGCGACCCGGTTCTACCCGCAGTTGTTTGCCGCCAGTTTCAATAATTGCGTAAGCCATGAGATTGTTTGATAAGGTTGCCGTACAGGTAGCTACTCGGTCATCGATCGTCGGTCATCGGTAAACCACAAATGACTGATGAATAATGACAATCCATTCGCTTTTGGAATGTGTTGACCTGATCCGAGCAGGATTAGACACACAATCTCCTATTATCATTTAATAAATAGAGTAATGTCAAGCGATCGTTCAAAAGTCAAGAGAAAGGGGTTAGGGGTTAGGGGTTAGGGGCTAGGGGAAGAAGGTTGAAGGGTAAAGGTAAAGATTTATTTTTCCGCTCCCCCGCTCCCCCTAGCCCCTAACTCGGCGATCGCCTGCACCAATTCCTCCGGTTCCACGGGTTTGGAGATGTGTCGCCCAAAACCAGCTTCTAGAGCTTGTTGCCGATTCAATTCTCCCGCATAGGCAGTCAGGGCGATCGCCGGAATTTCACCACCCCTATCTGGTGGTAGAGTTCTAACTTGACCATCTTCCTGACGAAAATACTCAAATACATACGGTAGAAACTCGCGACTGATACCTTTACCGGTATCGCTGACAGTAATTTCAGCATAGTTTCCATCTGGCTGGAAACAAACTTCAATTCTTCCACCTGCTGGGGTGAACTTAACTGCGTTGGAGAGTAAATTCCAAACAACTTGTTGAAGGCGCGTAGCATCGCCAGACACTTGTCCTGCGTTTGCAGAAAGGAAAGTTTGAATTTGAATGCCTTTCGCTTCTGCTGCTAGTTGAACTGTTTCCAAGGCAGCTGCGATCGTGGTTATCAAATTCACCGCAGCGACATTCAAAACTAACTTACCGCGCAAAATCCGGGAGACATCCAACAAATCCTCAATCAGTTGGGTTTGCAATTTGGCATTGCGTTCGATCGTCTCCAAAGCACGGGCGGTTGTCTCGTCGTCAAACTTGCGTTTTTGCAACAACCTTGCCCAACCTAAAATCGGGTTAAGGGGCGATCGCAATTCGTGAGATAATACTGCCAAAAATTCATCCTTGATGCGGTTGGCTGCTTCGGCTTCTTCCCGCGCAGCTCGTTCCCGCGCTAACAGTTGGTCTCGTTCCTTTTCTGCTTGTTTGCGTTTGCTGATATCGCGACAAATTGCTTGTACGGTGGGCAAATTGTTTAATGTAAATAAGGTGGCGCTGACTTCTACGGGAATAGTTTGACCGTCTTTTGTAATGTGTAGAGATTCGACAACTATATGTTTTTGGCGCAACAAGTCTCGAACGCTTACCTTGGGATCGATCGCATCTGAACTGATGATATCGGCAACTGACATTGCCAGCAGTTCTGCTCGGCTATTTTCCATGCTTTCGCTACTGCTCCCATTTCCAGGTGTCTCTGAGGAAGAGCGACCCAGTTCGTCGAGGCTTTCGCATCTGCCGATAGCGTTGCATCTGATGAGATTGAGCCGATCTGTGCGATCGCAATTAGCATAGCTATTAAAAGCTTATCCTGTCTAGCTTTCAGTCAAATCTACGGCTAGTGCGATCGCACCCGGTATTTTGTGCAAGTTCTTTTCTGTCTGCGTTACCATCAACTAAATAGCGCTCCCATGTCTTTGCAGGTTAAATACCGTTAATGATGAACTTATTGTCCTTACGAATCCTCGTCAACGATCGGCCAGTTGCGATCTCTCTTAATAATTATTTCTTTTTTTAGTATTTACAACTCCAAAAACACTTGATACTATTTAGATGTTAGATAATTGAGTACTGATGGCCATTATAATTAAAATGGCAAATTTAGAAATAAATTTCTTGCTTAACGAGAAGTTAATATGGAGATATTGACTGGCCACTCTAGGCAATATTTTTGGATTAACTCCGCCACAATCGCATCGAGTTAAAATTTTTGAGTCCTTGATAATTACCGTTGAAATTGAAGGCTTGAAACTGCTTTTTTACGTCAGCAATAAAAACAAAATTGAAAAATAATGCCAGAAGCAAAAATTTCAGATTTGACTAGAAAGCGAAAAGCGCTCAAAATTAAAGAATTCAACCCAGTAGGGGACAGAGATCTCTGTTGCGAAAATATTTGTTGATGCGGTAAGATAGTGAGCAGATCCTTAAAGAGTCGAACCGATCGTGACTTCCTCGCCGATACTGCCGACAAATTCGCGAACTAATGCCAGTCGAACAATTACTACTTCCACTCAAGGTTCGACTTTGGCGGATATCCTCGAACGAGTTTTGGATAAAGGAATTGTGATTGCGGGTGATATTTCTGTTTCGATCGCCTCAACCGAACTCTTGCATATCCGAATTCGCTTGTTAATTTCTTCTGTTGATAAAGCGCGAGAGATGGGGGTAAACTGGTGGGAAAACGACCCTTATCTGAGCGGTAAAACCCAAACTTTAATCGATGAAAATCAAAAACTTCAGGAACGGTTGCAAAGTTTAGAAGCAGAAATGCGATCGCTCAAAGCTTTAGCTACGAGCCAACTAGACTTAAGTGCAGCAGAGCAGCCAAAAGATCGATCGAGAAATCCTCCTATTAGCGAAGATGAAAATCATCCAGAAATAGATTAAACGCGCACAAAAGAATCAATTTCAGTCAGTGAAAAAATATGTGAAAAAGTCTCATCATGTCATTAGTTGGAACATCTTCTGAAAACTCTCACGAAACAGTTCCCACCACTCACAAACTCAATACTAAAGCTGGTTTGGCTTCTTTACTGCTAACGGTGCTAGAATTAGTTCGCCAGCTAATGGAAGCGCAAGTAATTCGGCGTATGGAAGAACAAGCGCTCAGCGAATCAGACTTAGACCGAGCGGCAGAAAGTTTGCAAAAGCTGGAAGAAGAAGTGCGCCGTATGTGCGAAATTTTTGAAATCGATCCAGCGGATTTGAATGTAAATTTGGGAGAATTCGGCACTCTTTTACCGCCGCCAGGAACTTACTATCCTGGGGAAGCAACTCACAATCCTTCTATATTGGAGCTATTAGACAGAATTTTAGATATTGGAGTTGTGGTGCATGGCGATATCGATTTAGGGGTAGCTAACCTGAATTTAATTCACGCTAAGGTGCGGTTGGTCGTCACATCAAAGCCGATTTAAATGTTGTTTAGTTTGGGTGATTTTTTATGAGTAAAGGTTTTTACTTATATGGGATTTTAACAGAACCACTTCCGGAAAGTATAAAGCTAGAAGGAATGGACAAACTACAAGTTTACAGCCATAAGATTGACATTTTTAATTTTTTGTACTCGGAAGCAAAACAAGAAAAATATCTCACTTCTCGACGCAATCTATTGTGCCATGAAAAAGTCTTAGAAGATGCCATGAAGGAGGGATTCCGCACGCTTATCCCCCTTCGCTTTGGATTGGCGATCAAAACTTGGGAAACGGTAAGCGAACAATTGACTATTCCGTACAAGGAAAAACTGCTAGAGTTATTCGATAAATTGGACGGACGTCGCGAGGTTAGCGTCAAGGTACTTTGGAATAATAATTCAGAGATACAAGCGTTACTGGCATCAAATCCTACCTTGAAAGAAAAGCGCGATGCGATGGAAGGTAGAGCGATGAGTATGGATGGAGTAATCGAAATCGGTCAGATGATTGAAAGCGGTCTGCAAGCTCGCAAGGAAGAAGTAATCGATCTTTTTCGAGATGAATTGAATGCTTTAGCAGAAGAAGTGATAGAAAGCGATACAATGACAGAAGAAATGATTTATAATGCGGCTTATTTGATTCCTTGGGATAGTGAATCTCAGTTTGGCGAAAAAGTAGAAGCGATCGATCTCAAATTTGGCGATCGTCTGCGAATTCGCTACAACAATTTTACTGCGCCTTATACATTCGCGCAGCTTTCGTAAGGGGAACCAATCTTATGTTGCTGAAACTATTAACTTTTCCCGTTACTGGCCCACTAAGCGGCGTTGTGTGGATAGGAGAACAACTTTTAGAGCGTGCTAGTGCTGAAGTGGATGATAAAGAGAATTTGCACAAACAGTTATTAGCTTTGCAATTGGCGTTTGATATTGGCGATATCTCAGAAGAGGATTTTGAAATTCAGGAAGAGGAACTTTTGTTAAAAATACAAGCAATGGAAGAAGAAGCAGAAGAATCTGAATGAACCGATTGCAAATTTCTGATTTGAGATTTCAGATTTTATTTTGCCAGTGTAGCTGTAGGGGTAATGGATGAATTACTCCTACAGCAGTATGCCAAGCAATACCAGTAGTAAATCCTCTGATTAAAATTCCAGGATAAAAGTTTGGAAACTACTTGACTTAGACTCTTTATTATCAGCAGGTACATTTTGAGCAGAACTTGTTTTTTGTTTACGCACCCTCTGCACTTTTACTTGCGGTGGCCCTTGGGTGAAAGTAGGAGGTGATTTACGTAACTTCTTAATTGTTTCTTCCGTATCTTCTATTTGCTTATCGAGAGTTCCTAGTTGTTCTTTCAAGAGGTTAAGGCGCTGTTCCATAAACTGCATCTCCTGTAAGATGCGCTGCCGTTTCGTTACCATCTTATAGAGTTCGAGTTGCTCAGACGCCTCAGTTTTCTCGCGAGGTATAGTGCTGATTTTAGGCCGAATTGTGCGTAGCGGACTTTTGTTTTGCATAAAAGCTTTCTGAATAATTCAAAATATTATAGCTTTTTCTCGCGGTTCGCCTATGTATTTTCGTAAAGAAACCGGGGTTCTTCAAAAAACTCACGAGCATTTGCAACCGCAGTTGCGATCGACTCCAAAATATGACGCTGTTGCGATTTAAGCGTAGTAACTACAGTCAGCATTCGCGTCACAAAAGTACTGCCTGCTAAATCTTTACCACAAAAGCTCGCCTGGTGGTGTGCGGTAGGCGCACCCCCTGAACGGTTACATTTTGGATTTTGGATGAGAGGATTTTGGATTGGCTCGGCCTTGAAAATTGTAGAGACGTTTCATGAAACGTCTCTACAATCGATCGACATAAAGGCTGTCCTTGAAACCGATTTGCTAAAACAAGTTTAGAATTAAGCGGGACGCTGTTGCATTAAAACTTGGTGAGCGTAGTGGAAATCCTCAGTTGTAATGCGAATTGCTGCCGGTTCGCTCATTCCTTGACTGCGATAGCGACGGATTGCTTCGACAGCAGCTCGATCGCCCAACAATGCTAAATCCGCCCCATTCCAACCCTCAGTTACTGCTGCCCAGTGGACCAAATTCACATCTTGCAAAGGACGGTCTTGATTGTGAACTTGTAGAATTGCGAAGCGGTTTTCTAGATCGGGTAAATCTACTTTTAACTGTAAATCTAACCGACCTGCTCTCAGCATCGCTGGGTCTAGTGCATCGGGACGATTGGTAGCAGCAATCACCAAGATGTTAGCACCTGTTGGCAAACCATCCAATTCTGTGAGCAATTGTCCCACAACGCGATCGCTCACGCCAGAATCGCCACTGTAACGACCGCGCACTGGCGCTAAAGTGTCAATTTCATCGATAAATACGACACAGGGAGATGCTTGTCGCGCTTTGGCGAACAATTCCCGCACTGCTTGTTCCGAAGCACCCACCCACTTGCTGAGCAATTCCGGGCCGTTAACGCAGATAAAATTAGCTCTAGCTTGGGAAGCGACTGCTTTAGCTAACATGGTTTTGCCGGTTCCGGGTGGTCCCCAGAGTAAAATCCCTTTGGGTGCTTTTGCTTTTGTTCTTAAGTAAAGTTCGGGATGAAGGAGTGCGCCTTCGACGGATTCCCGCAAAGTTTGCTTAATATTTTCCAATCCGCCGATTTCTTCCCAAAAAACATTGGGGGATTCTACTTCCACAGAACGCAAAACGGCTGGTTTAACTTCTTTAAGCGCTTGTAAAAAATCCGCCTGAGTAACGGTCATGGTATCGAGAATTTGCGCTTCGATCGAAGGTACTTGACGACGCAAAGCGCTGTAAGCGGCTTTTTGACAAACGGCTTTTAAATCTGCACCGACAAATCCGACTGCGAGGTCTGCGATCGCTTCTAAGTCTACCGTCAAATCCAAAGGCATGACGCGAGTTAATATTTGCAATATTTCCCTACGTCCCTGACGGTCGGGAACGCGGAAAAGCACTTCGCGATCGAATCTTCCCGGACGACGCAAAGCGGGGTCGAGATGATCCGGACGATTCGTTGCAGCTAATACGATAACGCCTTTAGTTTGAGCAAATCCATCCATCAAGCTGAGGAGTTGCGCCACTACCCGTTTTTCCACTTCTCCTTCTACTCTGCTGCGGTCTGGGGCGAGGCTGTCGATTTCATCTATAAATATGATACAAGGGGCACTTTTAGCTGCTTTTTCAAAGATTCCCCGCAATTTTTGTTCTGCTTCGCCGTAGTATTTGCCAATTACTTCCGGCCCTGCTATTGCAATGTAATTCACTCCCAATTCTTCCGCAAGAGCGCGGGCGGTGAGAGTTTTGCCAGTACCGGGAGGGCCTACTAATAAAACGCCTCGCGTCGGTTCCAGTCCGATTTTATCGAGTAAATCGGGACGTTTTAAAGGGATGGCGATCAGTTCTTTCAGTTCTTTGAGAATTTCACCCAATCCGCCAACATCTCTGAGGGAAGGACTTGATGATGTCTGCTGCGGTTTGACAGGATTTGGCGAGCTAGAATTGGAGTCGCCATAACTGGGCGGCTGGGTCGTGCGGAAAGGAGTTGGGCCGACATTGACATTGCCAGCGCGAGGAATACCTCCAGCACGAGGAATACTGCTGAGAGTGCGAGTGCGAAACTGCATATCTGCCTTGATTTCTCCGGCTTCAATTTTTTCTTCCAAGGCTTTTGCAAGTTCTAGTAACTGCTCAAAACCTTTGAATAGATCGCTCATGTCTGTTTCTCCCTCTTTTGTGCAGTCAAGTTTTCCGCACCAATCTGTTCTAAGTATAGTGCGGACTTGCCAACAGCGCTGACGCACTGCTGGGTTATCACAATTCGATAAATTTACTGCATTATTTAGGGAGTATGAATTAACAGTAAAAATTTATTCTTAATCATTCCTTCCCCCGCAGACTGATTTAATAGCACTAATGCTTTTATCTC includes the following:
- the rplU gene encoding 50S ribosomal protein L21, whose amino-acid sequence is MAYAIIETGGKQLRVEPGRFYDIELLHVEPDSKVSINKVFLVHNNGEVTIGQPLVEGATVEGTVVRHFRGRKVLVYKMKPKKKTRKKRGHRQEITRLMIDSINLNGSAIASAEAAPATETPAPEESTENAAE
- a CDS encoding hybrid sensor histidine kinase/response regulator codes for the protein MENSRAELLAMSVADIISSDAIDPKVSVRDLLRQKHIVVESLHITKDGQTIPVEVSATLFTLNNLPTVQAICRDISKRKQAEKERDQLLARERAAREEAEAANRIKDEFLAVLSHELRSPLNPILGWARLLQKRKFDDETTARALETIERNAKLQTQLIEDLLDVSRILRGKLVLNVAAVNLITTIAAALETVQLAAEAKGIQIQTFLSANAGQVSGDATRLQQVVWNLLSNAVKFTPAGGRIEVCFQPDGNYAEITVSDTGKGISREFLPYVFEYFRQEDGQVRTLPPDRGGEIPAIALTAYAGELNRQQALEAGFGRHISKPVEPEELVQAIAELGARGSGGAEK
- the gvpJ gene encoding gas vesicle protein GvpJ gives rise to the protein MTSSPILPTNSRTNASRTITTSTQGSTLADILERVLDKGIVIAGDISVSIASTELLHIRIRLLISSVDKAREMGVNWWENDPYLSGKTQTLIDENQKLQERLQSLEAEMRSLKALATSQLDLSAAEQPKDRSRNPPISEDENHPEID
- a CDS encoding gas vesicle protein K; the encoded protein is MSLVGTSSENSHETVPTTHKLNTKAGLASLLLTVLELVRQLMEAQVIRRMEEQALSESDLDRAAESLQKLEEEVRRMCEIFEIDPADLNVNLGEFGTLLPPPGTYYPGEATHNPSILELLDRILDIGVVVHGDIDLGVANLNLIHAKVRLVVTSKPI
- the gvpF gene encoding gas vesicle protein GvpF, whose translation is MSKGFYLYGILTEPLPESIKLEGMDKLQVYSHKIDIFNFLYSEAKQEKYLTSRRNLLCHEKVLEDAMKEGFRTLIPLRFGLAIKTWETVSEQLTIPYKEKLLELFDKLDGRREVSVKVLWNNNSEIQALLASNPTLKEKRDAMEGRAMSMDGVIEIGQMIESGLQARKEEVIDLFRDELNALAEEVIESDTMTEEMIYNAAYLIPWDSESQFGEKVEAIDLKFGDRLRIRYNNFTAPYTFAQLS
- a CDS encoding gas vesicle protein GvpG: MLLKLLTFPVTGPLSGVVWIGEQLLERASAEVDDKENLHKQLLALQLAFDIGDISEEDFEIQEEELLLKIQAMEEEAEESE
- a CDS encoding gas vesicle protein, yielding MQNKSPLRTIRPKISTIPREKTEASEQLELYKMVTKRQRILQEMQFMEQRLNLLKEQLGTLDKQIEDTEETIKKLRKSPPTFTQGPPQVKVQRVRKQKTSSAQNVPADNKESKSSSFQTFILEF
- a CDS encoding AAA family ATPase gives rise to the protein MSDLFKGFEQLLELAKALEEKIEAGEIKADMQFRTRTLSSIPRAGGIPRAGNVNVGPTPFRTTQPPSYGDSNSSSPNPVKPQQTSSSPSLRDVGGLGEILKELKELIAIPLKRPDLLDKIGLEPTRGVLLVGPPGTGKTLTARALAEELGVNYIAIAGPEVIGKYYGEAEQKLRGIFEKAAKSAPCIIFIDEIDSLAPDRSRVEGEVEKRVVAQLLSLMDGFAQTKGVIVLAATNRPDHLDPALRRPGRFDREVLFRVPDRQGRREILQILTRVMPLDLTVDLEAIADLAVGFVGADLKAVCQKAAYSALRRQVPSIEAQILDTMTVTQADFLQALKEVKPAVLRSVEVESPNVFWEEIGGLENIKQTLRESVEGALLHPELYLRTKAKAPKGILLWGPPGTGKTMLAKAVASQARANFICVNGPELLSKWVGASEQAVRELFAKARQASPCVVFIDEIDTLAPVRGRYSGDSGVSDRVVGQLLTELDGLPTGANILVIAATNRPDALDPAMLRAGRLDLQLKVDLPDLENRFAILQVHNQDRPLQDVNLVHWAAVTEGWNGADLALLGDRAAVEAIRRYRSQGMSEPAAIRITTEDFHYAHQVLMQQRPA